A window of Rhinatrema bivittatum chromosome 2, aRhiBiv1.1, whole genome shotgun sequence contains these coding sequences:
- the LOC115085853 gene encoding zinc finger protein 11-like: MPAGASAQVPVTFEDIAVYFSQEEWGYLEEWQKELYKEVMKENYQTLSSLGTGSPTITPEIISHIERGEEPYIRDEPGSEEGGTGKSSCSEIDESTRRNKEIHHWEPTKHLEMTKIVSEEERRDTCPCCDCKENSWIRCKPQESPRNPAGDSAENVTRCGESIRCKQSLTQSLTVHPGERPVSCSECGKDFICKVILKAHQKNHIGEKTFPSNECNKNLIFSLQLENHQKSHTGENSFNYTECDKSFIGQCELKKQKRIQFGEKRFACTECDKTFSWRSERKRHQIIHTGVQKKPYTCTECYKSFRCQSELRTHQTIHTGEKINTCNESDKSFRWNSDLRMHQRIHTGLKTNTCTECDKSFHWKSDLRKHQRLHTGEKPYTCTECNKSFRQKSDLKMHQLIHTGEKPFTCSKCDKSFRTKYQLKKHQIIHTEDKLYTCTECDKNFSSRSVLRIHQTIHTGEKPYTCTECDKIFSCRSVLRIHQTIHTGEKPYTCLKCDKNFSLRSNLRKHQRLHTGDKTYTCTECDKSFGMKSNLKMHQLIHTGEKPFTCSKCDKSFRTKYHLKKHQIIHTEDKPYTCTECDKNFRRTSDLKKHQSIHTGEKPYTCHECDKIFRWRSDLRRHQRLHTGDKTYTCTECDKIFSCKSVLRIHQTIHTGEKPYTCPECDKNFSLRSNLRKHQRIHTGDKTYTCTECDKSFGQKSNLKMHQLIHTGEKPFTCTKCDKSFRTKYQLKKHQIIHTEDKPYTCTECDKNFRRTSELKKHQTIHTEEKPYTCHECDENFRLRSDLRKHQRLHMGDKTYTCTECDKIFSCRSVLRIHQTIHTGEKPYTCPECDKNFRWRSDLRTHQRLHTGDKTYTCTECDKSFGQKSNLKMHQLIHTGEKPLTCTKCDKSFRTKYHLKKHQIIHTEDKPYTCTECDKNFRRSSDLKKHQIIHTGEKPYTCSECNKNFRRSSDLKKHQTIHTGEKPYTCPECDENFRLISDLRKHQRLHMGDKTYTCTECDKIFSCRSVLRMHQTIHTGEKPYTCPECDKNFRWRSDLRTHQRLHTGDKTYTCTKCDKSFHWRSELKTHQRFHKGDK; this comes from the coding sequence AGATCGATGAGTCCACGAGAAGAAATAAGGAAATACATCACTGGGAACCCACAAAACATCTGGAAATGACTAAAATTGTttcagaggaagagaggagggataCCTGCCCATGTTGTGACTGCAAGGAAAACAGCTGGATTCGATGTAAACCCCAGGAGAGTCCGAGAAACCCAGCAGGAGACTCTGCCGAGAATGTGACTCGCTGTGGGGAAAGCATCAGGTGCAAGCAATCCCTCACACAATCCCTGACAGTGCATCCTGGGGAGAGACCCGTTTCATGTAGTGAATGTGGAAAAGATTTTATATGTAAAGTAATCTTAAAAGCTCACCAGAAGAATCATATAGGAGAGAAAACATTTCCTTCTAATGAATGCAATAAAAACTTAATTTTTTCATTACAACTGGAAAACCACCAAAAGAGTCATACAGGAGAAAACTCATTTAACTATACTGAGTGTGATAAGAGCTTCATTGGTCAGTGTGAgctgaaaaagcagaaaaggatccagtttggagaaaaacgatttgcatgtactgagtgtgataaaaccTTTTCTTGGAGATCAGAGCGGAAGAGGCATCAAATAATCCACACAGGAGTGCAAAAGAAACCATACACATGTACTGAGTGTTATAAAAGTTTCCGTTGTCAATCAGAACTGAGAACGCACCAAacaatccacacaggagagaagatAAACACGTGTAATGAGAGTGATAAAAGCTTTCGTTGGAATTCAGATCTAAGAATGCAccaaagaatccacacaggaTTGAAAACAaacacatgtactgagtgtgataaaagctttcaTTGGAAATCAGATCTAAGAAAGCATCAAAGACTCCACACGGGAGAGAAACCATACACATGTACCgagtgtaataaaagcttcagaCAGAAATCTGACCTGAAAATGCACCAACTAATCCACACGGGAGAAAAACCCTTTACATGTTCcaagtgtgataaaagcttcaggaCGAAATATCAGCTGAAAAAGCATCAAATAATCCATACAGAAGATAAACTATacacatgtactgaatgtgataaaaaCTTCTCTTCCAGATCAGTACTCAGAATTCATCAAacaatccacacaggagagaaaccatatacatgtactgagtgtgataaaatcTTCTCTTGTAGATCAGTACTCAGAATACACCAAACaattcacacaggagagaaaccatacacatgtcttaagtgtgataaaaactTCAGTTTGAGATCAAATCTGAGAAAGCATCAAAGACTCCACACGGGAGACAAAACCTacacatgtactgaatgtgataaaagctttggAATGAAATCAAACCTGAAAATGCACCAACTAATCCACACGGGAGAAAAACCCTTTACATGTTCcaagtgtgataaaagcttcaggaCAAAATATCATCTGAAAAAGCACCAAATAATCCATACAGAAGATAAACCAtacacatgtactgagtgtgataaaaactTCCGTAGGACATCAGATCTGAAAAAACACCAAtcaatccacacaggagagaaaccatacaCATGTCATGAGTGTGATAAAATCTTCCGTTGGAGATCAGATCTGAGAAGGCATCAAAGACTCCACACGGGAGACAAAACCTacacatgtactgaatgtgataaaatTTTCTCTTGCAAATCAGTACTCAGAATACACCAAacaatccacacaggagagaaaccatacaCATGTCCTGAGTGTGATAAAAACTTCAGTCTGAGATCAAATTTGAGAAAGCATCAAAGAATCCACACGGGAGACAAAACCtacacatgtactgagtgtgataaaagctttggACAGAAATCAAACCTGAAAATGCACCAACTAATCCACACGGGAGAGAAACCCTTTACATGTACCaagtgtgataaaagtttcagGACGAAATATCAGCTGAAAAAGCACCAAATAATCCATACTGAAGATAAACCAtacacatgtactgagtgtgataaaaactTCCGTAGGACATCAGAACTGAAAAAACACCAAACAATCCACACAGAAGAGAAACCATATACGTGTCATGAGTGTGATGAAAACTTCCGTTTGAGATCAGATCTGAGAAAGCATCAAAGACTCCACATGGGAGACAAAACctatacatgtactgagtgtgataaaatcTTCTCTTGCAGATCAGTACTCAGAATACACCAAacaatccacacaggagagaaaccatacaCTTGTCCTGAGTGTGATAAAAACTTCCGTTGGAGATCAGATCTAAGAACGCATCAAAGACTCCACACGGGAGACAAAACCtacacatgtactgagtgtgataaaagctttggACAGAAATCAAACCTGAAAATGCACCAACtaatccacacaggagaaaaaccctTAACATGTACCaagtgtgataaaagtttcagGACGAAATATCATCTGAAAAAACACCAAATAATCCATACAGAAGATAAACCAtacacatgtactgagtgtgataaaaactTCCGTAGGAGTTCAGATCTGAAAAAACACCAAATCatccatacaggagagaaaccttACACATGCAGCGAGTGTAATAAAAACTTCCGTAGGAGTTCAGATCTGAAAAAACACCAAacaatccacacaggagagaaaccatacaCGTGTCCTGAGTGTGATGAAAACTTCCGTTTGATTTCAGATCTGAGAAAGCATCAAAGACTCCACATGGGAGACAAAACCtacacatgtactgagtgtgataagaTCTTCTCTTGCAGATCAGTACTCAGAATGCACCAAacaatccacacaggagagaaaccatacaCGTGTCCTGAGTGTGATAAAAACTTCCGTTGGAGATCAGATCTGAGAACGCATCAAAGACTCCACACAGGAGACAAAACCTACACATGTActaaatgtgataaaagcttccatTGGAGATCAGAACTGAAAACTCATCAAAGGTTTCACAAGGgagataaataa